A single window of Syngnathus acus chromosome 23, fSynAcu1.2, whole genome shotgun sequence DNA harbors:
- the chst11 gene encoding carbohydrate sulfotransferase 11 isoform X3 encodes MRRNPFVAEGCCGKGSRNALQELYNPSQPELSGAAILHQTRRDQVADACRVYSASSRKRRVLTPGDLKHLVVDEDHELIYCYVPKVACTNWKRVMMVLTGRGKYSDPMEIPSNEAHIPSNLKTLNQYSIAEINHRLKNYLKFLFVREPFERLVSAYRNKFTLKYNSSFHKRFGTRIVRRYRKNATQDALANGADVKFKEFAEYLVDPATRRDGPLNEHWQTVSQLCHPCHIHYDLVGKYETLEEDANYVLRLAGVADFLRFPSYAKSTRTTDAMTAQFFSNISTPQQLQLYQLYKLDFLMFNYSTPTYLRLD; translated from the exons CCCGAGCTGTCGGGGGCGGCCATCCTCCACCAGACCCGACGGGACCAGGTGGCGGACGCGTGTCGGGTCTACAGCGCGTCCAGCCGCAAGCGACGGGTCCTCACGCCCGGAGACCTCAAGCACCTGGTGGTGGACGAGGACCACGAGCTCATCTACTGCTACGTCCCCAAGGTGGCCTGCACCAACTGGAAACGCGTCATGATGGTGCTGACGGGCCGGGGCAAATACAG CGACCCGATGGAAATCCCGTCCAATGAGGCCCACATCCCGTCCAACCTGAAGACCTTGAACCAGTACAGCATCGCCGAGATCAACCACCGGCTGAAGAACTATCTGAAGTTCCTGTTTGTCCGCGAGCCGTTCGAGAGACTGGTGTCGGCCTACCGCAACAAGTTCACCCTCAAGTACAACTCGTCCTTCCACAAGCGCTTCGGCACGCGCATCGTGCGGCGCTACCGCAAGAACGCCACGCAGGACGCCCTGGCCAACGGCGCCGACGTCAAGTTCAAGGAGTTCGCCGAGTACCTGGTGGACCCGGCCACCCGACGCGACGGCCCGCTCAACGAGCACTGGCAGACCGTCTCCCAGCTGTGCCACCCGTGTCATATCCACTACGACCTGGTGGGCAAGTACGAGACCCTGGAGGAGGACGCCAACTACGTTCTGCGGCTGGCCGGCGTGGCCGACTTCCTGCGCTTCCCCAGCTACGCCAAGTCCACCCGCACCACCGACGCCATGACGGCCCAGTTCTTCAGCAACATCAGCACGCCGcagcagctccagctctaTCAGCTTTACAAGCTGGACTTCCTCATGTTCAACTACTCCACGCCCACCTACCTCCGGCTGGACTAG